TCAGGGCGTGCTGCAGCGCCGTCTTCAACTGCCGCACATTGCCCGGCCACGGATGCTCCACCATCCACTCCAGGGCTTCCGGCGACAGCCGAGGTGGTCCGCTGCGATGGCCCGTGTTGCCTACCAGGTCCGGCCGATCCGCCAGCTGATCCAGCAGGTGCAGCACCAGCTCCGCCACGTCCACCCGCTGGCGCACCGGCGGCAAGCTCAGGCAGGCGCCGTTGATGCGGTAGAAGAGGTCCTGGCGGAAGCCGCCGTCCGCCACCAGCCGTGGCAGATCACGGCAGGTGGCGCAGATCAGCCGCACGTCCGCCTGCCGGGGCCGGTTCTCGCCCACCCGGTAATACGTTCCATCCTCTAGCACCCGTAGCAGCAGCGCCTGCAGAGGGCCGGGCATCTCCGCCACCTCGTCGAGGAAGAGGGTGCCGCCGCGGGCGGCGCCGATCTTGCCGTCGTGACCCTCGCGGCTGGCGCCGGTGAAGGCCCCGGGGGCATAGCCGAAGAGCTCGCTCTCCAGCAGGTGCGGCGAGAGGGCGCCGCAGTTGATGGCGACGAAGGGTTGGTCGTTGCGCGGGCTGCTCTCGTGCAGGGCCCGGGCCAGGAGCTCCTTGCCGGTGCCGGTTTCCGCCAGCAGCAGCACCGGCAACAAAGTCTGGGCGAAGCGGGCGGCGGCGCTCTTGGCCGCCAGCAGCGCCGGATCGTTGCCGAAGATGGCGTCGAAGCCTCTGGCCCCGGCGCCGCCGCGGGAGCCTTCGGCGGCGCGCCGGGCCGGCGTCTCCAGGAAGGCGACGATGGCCCGGGCTTGTCCCTGGCCCAGTGACCTCTGGCTCAGTGAGCTCTGGTTGGGGGGCTTCTGGCTCAGTGGGCTCTGGCTGGGGGGGACGGGCTCTACCCGCACCCGGGTTCCCCGCCGCCGGCCGTCGGCGTTGGGGGGGAGCTCTACCACCAGATCCGTTTCGCCGGTGCGGGAGATGACCAGCAACTCGCGCCAGCCGACTCCCAGGAGCTCCCGCACCGGTGTTCCGGCGCCGTTCCCGGTCCCTTCTCGACCGGTTTCTCGGCTGCTGTTGAGGCGCAGCAGATCCCGGGCCGCCGAGTTGGCCTGCCGCAGCCGGCCGCCGCGTTCGATCAACAAGGCCGGCGCCGGGCAGGCGCTCACCAAGCGCGCCGCCAGCTCCAGGGCCACCGTTTCCAATCCTTCCTCTCCGGCCGCCGTCGGCGAAGGAAGCCGGGTCTTGGTCCGAGTCATGAAGGCGATTGTAGCGATTCGGAGCGATTCGATCCAGTTTTTCGTTGGGTCTTGTGCATATGAATCATTTTGCTCCTCTATTCAGAGGGCCGGGTGCGTCGTTTCGAGTCGCTACGAATCAAATCGAGACGATTTTTGCTGGCACAGGATGTGCTCTAGAAGCCTGCAACATCTCTTTTTTGTGGGCTCGGCCCACGCAGACGTTTACCGGGAAAGGAGCTTCCGGATGCACTGTCGTTTTGCGCCCCGAGGAATTCTCGCGTTCCTCGCACTCTGTGCCCTTCTCGCCGCCCCTGACACCTTCGGTCAGTGGCAAATCACCTCGGAGGACGGTGATTCCTCGATCAAGTTCGGCTTTCTTGCGGTGATGCGGGCGGACTCGGAGGAGCTGACCAACGGCGACGACCTGGAGAACCTCTACTTCCGCCGGCTGCGCATCATGTTCGGCGGCAAGCTGGCGCCTAAGTGGTCGTATTTCTTCGAGACCGACAGCCCCAACCTGGGCAAGTCCGACGCCGACGGCAACAAGAACTCCGGCGACGTCTACATCCAGGACTTCTTCGTCACCTACACCCACAATGACGCCTTCAAGCTCGACCTCGGGCTGATCCTCATTCCTCTCTCCCGCAACTCCACCCAGTCGGCGGTGACCCATCTGGCCTCGGATTACGGGCCCTACTCCTTCCTCAACTCCGCTCCCACCAAGTCCCGGGTCGGTCGCGACTACGGCATCCAGGCCCGGGGCAGCCTGGCGGAAAACAAGGTGGAGTACCGCTTCGGCGTCTACGACGGCGATCGCGGCGCCGCCGACGATCTGCGCTTCTCCGGCCGTCTGATGTACCACGTCTTCGACACCGAAACGGGGATGTTCTA
The genomic region above belongs to Acidobacteriota bacterium and contains:
- a CDS encoding sigma 54-interacting transcriptional regulator, whose product is MTRTKTRLPSPTAAGEEGLETVALELAARLVSACPAPALLIERGGRLRQANSAARDLLRLNSSRETGREGTGNGAGTPVRELLGVGWRELLVISRTGETDLVVELPPNADGRRRGTRVRVEPVPPSQSPLSQKPPNQSSLSQRSLGQGQARAIVAFLETPARRAAEGSRGGAGARGFDAIFGNDPALLAAKSAAARFAQTLLPVLLLAETGTGKELLARALHESSPRNDQPFVAINCGALSPHLLESELFGYAPGAFTGASREGHDGKIGAARGGTLFLDEVAEMPGPLQALLLRVLEDGTYYRVGENRPRQADVRLICATCRDLPRLVADGGFRQDLFYRINGACLSLPPVRQRVDVAELVLHLLDQLADRPDLVGNTGHRSGPPRLSPEALEWMVEHPWPGNVRQLKTALQHALILCDGGEIGLEHLPARLETLITSNDEPSPPPARTLPASPEPLDTPTPSSPSTAAPGSPAPASSRSPTPPQQAPVKTLAQREADRLVRAVDTAGGNLSRAARELGIARSTLYRRLRKHGLLD
- a CDS encoding porin — protein: MHCRFAPRGILAFLALCALLAAPDTFGQWQITSEDGDSSIKFGFLAVMRADSEELTNGDDLENLYFRRLRIMFGGKLAPKWSYFFETDSPNLGKSDADGNKNSGDVYIQDFFVTYTHNDAFKLDLGLILIPLSRNSTQSAVTHLASDYGPYSFLNSAPTKSRVGRDYGIQARGSLAENKVEYRFGVYDGDRGAADDLRFSGRLMYHVFDTETGMFYTGNNLGGKRQLSFGVGFDTQDDYTAIGYDLFYDQPIGDDGSAFTFQADVIQYDGGDTFSSLPEQDTLLLELGYYLGSSRWQPWIQYAERDFDDAFRADTDSTFVGVNYRLKKHNRVVRLAYGQLGTDGQDDRNVLQLTLQMFHF